One Belonocnema kinseyi isolate 2016_QV_RU_SX_M_011 chromosome 6, B_treatae_v1, whole genome shotgun sequence genomic region harbors:
- the LOC117175129 gene encoding BTB/POZ domain-containing protein KCTD9 isoform X3 → MVTHSVEELLAAASVKFEIVAKRIFTPQGGEIEDIKLVRDDDVLYVSNGEDFILREQNKIARCSDWVTLNVGGKYFSTTRSTLINKEPMSMLARMFTDREECEWRLPPSKRDQSGAFLIDRSPIYFEPLLNYLRHGQLILDLNLNSKGVLEEARFYGIEGAVSILEEMAIDEEKREKGTASLTRHDVLKAIMCTPISSELRFQGVNLVGADLSRLDLRNINFKYANLHGCSLEGANLSGCCLERADLSSANLEGAHLVCVKMLCANLEAANLHSCNFEDPGGLSAIMEGVNLKGANLEGSNMAAVNLRVATLKNAILKNCDLRSACLAGADLQSCDLSGSDLHEANLRGANLKDAVFDLMLTPLHMSQTIR, encoded by the exons ATGGTAACACATTCAGTCGAGGAACTGTTGGCAGCTGCGAGTGTGAAATTTGAAATAGTAGCGAAACGCATCTTCACACCTCAGGGCGGCGAAATCGAGGACATTAAACTAGTCAGGGATGATGATGTACTGTACGTTTCGAATGGAGAAGATTTTATTTTGAGGGAACAAAATAAGATTGCGAGGTGCTCTGACTGGGTGACTCTGAATGTCGGAGGAAAGTACTTTTCCACAACGAGAAGTACTCTCATCAACAAAGAACCTATGAGTATGCTGGCTCG aatgttCACCGACAGAGAAGAATGCGAGTGGAGGTTACCACCTAGTAAACGGGACCAGAGTGGAGCCTTCCTGATCGATAGAAGTCCCATCTACTTTGAGCCtttattaaattacttaaggCACGGTCAATTAATTCTTGATCTCAATCTTAACTCCAAAG GAGTTTTGGAAGAGGCTCGCTTTTATGGAATCGAAGGAGCAGTCAGTATTTTGGAAGAAATGGCAATTGATGAAGAAAAGCGGGAAAAGGGAACAGCGTCTCTTACTCGACATGATGTCCTGAAAGCTATAATGTGCACACCTATTTCTTCCGAATTACGATTTCAAGGCGTTAATTTAGTTGGAGCCGATCTTTCCAGACTGGACctgagaaatattaattttaag tatGCGAATTTGCACGGTTGCAGCTTGGAAGGAGCGAACTTGTCTGGCTGCTGTTTGGAGCGAGCTGATTTATCTAGTGCGAATCTCGAGGGGGCGCATTTGGTTTGTGTCAAGATGCTCTGCGCCAATTTGGAGGCGGCAAATCTGCATTCCTGCAACTTCGAGGATCCCGGCGGATTATCTGCCATAATGGAGGGCGTCAATCTCAAGGGCGCCAATTTGGAGGGAAGCAATATGGCGGCTGTCAATCTACGAGTAGCCACACTCAAGAATGCAATTCTCAAAAATTGTGACCTCAGATCTGCATGTCTCGCCGGAGCCGATCTCCAA agcTGCGACTTGTCAGGGTCAGATTTGCATGAAGCGAACTTACGAGGTGCCAATTTAAAAGACGCAGTCTTCGACCTGATGCTCACGCCACTGCACATGTCACAGACGATCCGATGA
- the LOC117175129 gene encoding BTB/POZ domain-containing protein KCTD9 isoform X4: protein MKRVVLFLNGTDVNGKVFMVTHSVEELLAAASVKFEIVAKRIFTPQGGEIEDIKLVRDDDVLYVSNGEDFILREQNKIARCSDWVTLNVGGKYFSTTRSTLINKEPMRVLEEARFYGIEGAVSILEEMAIDEEKREKGTASLTRHDVLKAIMCTPISSELRFQGVNLVGADLSRLDLRNINFKYANLHGCSLEGANLSGCCLERADLSSANLEGAHLVCVKMLCANLEAANLHSCNFEDPGGLSAIMEGVNLKGANLEGSNMAAVNLRVATLKNAILKNCDLRSACLAGADLQSCDLSGSDLHEANLRGANLKDAVFDLMLTPLHMSQTIR from the exons ATGAAGCGAGTGGTTCTTTTTTTGAATGGGACAGATGTGAACGGCAAG GTATTTATGGTAACACATTCAGTCGAGGAACTGTTGGCAGCTGCGAGTGTGAAATTTGAAATAGTAGCGAAACGCATCTTCACACCTCAGGGCGGCGAAATCGAGGACATTAAACTAGTCAGGGATGATGATGTACTGTACGTTTCGAATGGAGAAGATTTTATTTTGAGGGAACAAAATAAGATTGCGAGGTGCTCTGACTGGGTGACTCTGAATGTCGGAGGAAAGTACTTTTCCACAACGAGAAGTACTCTCATCAACAAAGAACCTATGA GAGTTTTGGAAGAGGCTCGCTTTTATGGAATCGAAGGAGCAGTCAGTATTTTGGAAGAAATGGCAATTGATGAAGAAAAGCGGGAAAAGGGAACAGCGTCTCTTACTCGACATGATGTCCTGAAAGCTATAATGTGCACACCTATTTCTTCCGAATTACGATTTCAAGGCGTTAATTTAGTTGGAGCCGATCTTTCCAGACTGGACctgagaaatattaattttaag tatGCGAATTTGCACGGTTGCAGCTTGGAAGGAGCGAACTTGTCTGGCTGCTGTTTGGAGCGAGCTGATTTATCTAGTGCGAATCTCGAGGGGGCGCATTTGGTTTGTGTCAAGATGCTCTGCGCCAATTTGGAGGCGGCAAATCTGCATTCCTGCAACTTCGAGGATCCCGGCGGATTATCTGCCATAATGGAGGGCGTCAATCTCAAGGGCGCCAATTTGGAGGGAAGCAATATGGCGGCTGTCAATCTACGAGTAGCCACACTCAAGAATGCAATTCTCAAAAATTGTGACCTCAGATCTGCATGTCTCGCCGGAGCCGATCTCCAA agcTGCGACTTGTCAGGGTCAGATTTGCATGAAGCGAACTTACGAGGTGCCAATTTAAAAGACGCAGTCTTCGACCTGATGCTCACGCCACTGCACATGTCACAGACGATCCGATGA
- the LOC117175129 gene encoding BTB/POZ domain-containing protein KCTD9 isoform X2 produces MKRVVLFLNGTDVNGKVFMVTHSVEELLAAASVKFEIVAKRIFTPQGGEIEDIKLVRDDDVLYVSNGEDFILREQNKIARCSDWVTLNVGGKYFSTTRSTLINKEPMSMLAREECEWRLPPSKRDQSGAFLIDRSPIYFEPLLNYLRHGQLILDLNLNSKGVLEEARFYGIEGAVSILEEMAIDEEKREKGTASLTRHDVLKAIMCTPISSELRFQGVNLVGADLSRLDLRNINFKYANLHGCSLEGANLSGCCLERADLSSANLEGAHLVCVKMLCANLEAANLHSCNFEDPGGLSAIMEGVNLKGANLEGSNMAAVNLRVATLKNAILKNCDLRSACLAGADLQSCDLSGSDLHEANLRGANLKDAVFDLMLTPLHMSQTIR; encoded by the exons ATGAAGCGAGTGGTTCTTTTTTTGAATGGGACAGATGTGAACGGCAAG GTATTTATGGTAACACATTCAGTCGAGGAACTGTTGGCAGCTGCGAGTGTGAAATTTGAAATAGTAGCGAAACGCATCTTCACACCTCAGGGCGGCGAAATCGAGGACATTAAACTAGTCAGGGATGATGATGTACTGTACGTTTCGAATGGAGAAGATTTTATTTTGAGGGAACAAAATAAGATTGCGAGGTGCTCTGACTGGGTGACTCTGAATGTCGGAGGAAAGTACTTTTCCACAACGAGAAGTACTCTCATCAACAAAGAACCTATGAGTATGCTGGCTCG AGAAGAATGCGAGTGGAGGTTACCACCTAGTAAACGGGACCAGAGTGGAGCCTTCCTGATCGATAGAAGTCCCATCTACTTTGAGCCtttattaaattacttaaggCACGGTCAATTAATTCTTGATCTCAATCTTAACTCCAAAG GAGTTTTGGAAGAGGCTCGCTTTTATGGAATCGAAGGAGCAGTCAGTATTTTGGAAGAAATGGCAATTGATGAAGAAAAGCGGGAAAAGGGAACAGCGTCTCTTACTCGACATGATGTCCTGAAAGCTATAATGTGCACACCTATTTCTTCCGAATTACGATTTCAAGGCGTTAATTTAGTTGGAGCCGATCTTTCCAGACTGGACctgagaaatattaattttaag tatGCGAATTTGCACGGTTGCAGCTTGGAAGGAGCGAACTTGTCTGGCTGCTGTTTGGAGCGAGCTGATTTATCTAGTGCGAATCTCGAGGGGGCGCATTTGGTTTGTGTCAAGATGCTCTGCGCCAATTTGGAGGCGGCAAATCTGCATTCCTGCAACTTCGAGGATCCCGGCGGATTATCTGCCATAATGGAGGGCGTCAATCTCAAGGGCGCCAATTTGGAGGGAAGCAATATGGCGGCTGTCAATCTACGAGTAGCCACACTCAAGAATGCAATTCTCAAAAATTGTGACCTCAGATCTGCATGTCTCGCCGGAGCCGATCTCCAA agcTGCGACTTGTCAGGGTCAGATTTGCATGAAGCGAACTTACGAGGTGCCAATTTAAAAGACGCAGTCTTCGACCTGATGCTCACGCCACTGCACATGTCACAGACGATCCGATGA
- the LOC117175129 gene encoding BTB/POZ domain-containing protein KCTD9 isoform X1: MKRVVLFLNGTDVNGKVFMVTHSVEELLAAASVKFEIVAKRIFTPQGGEIEDIKLVRDDDVLYVSNGEDFILREQNKIARCSDWVTLNVGGKYFSTTRSTLINKEPMSMLARMFTDREECEWRLPPSKRDQSGAFLIDRSPIYFEPLLNYLRHGQLILDLNLNSKGVLEEARFYGIEGAVSILEEMAIDEEKREKGTASLTRHDVLKAIMCTPISSELRFQGVNLVGADLSRLDLRNINFKYANLHGCSLEGANLSGCCLERADLSSANLEGAHLVCVKMLCANLEAANLHSCNFEDPGGLSAIMEGVNLKGANLEGSNMAAVNLRVATLKNAILKNCDLRSACLAGADLQSCDLSGSDLHEANLRGANLKDAVFDLMLTPLHMSQTIR; this comes from the exons ATGAAGCGAGTGGTTCTTTTTTTGAATGGGACAGATGTGAACGGCAAG GTATTTATGGTAACACATTCAGTCGAGGAACTGTTGGCAGCTGCGAGTGTGAAATTTGAAATAGTAGCGAAACGCATCTTCACACCTCAGGGCGGCGAAATCGAGGACATTAAACTAGTCAGGGATGATGATGTACTGTACGTTTCGAATGGAGAAGATTTTATTTTGAGGGAACAAAATAAGATTGCGAGGTGCTCTGACTGGGTGACTCTGAATGTCGGAGGAAAGTACTTTTCCACAACGAGAAGTACTCTCATCAACAAAGAACCTATGAGTATGCTGGCTCG aatgttCACCGACAGAGAAGAATGCGAGTGGAGGTTACCACCTAGTAAACGGGACCAGAGTGGAGCCTTCCTGATCGATAGAAGTCCCATCTACTTTGAGCCtttattaaattacttaaggCACGGTCAATTAATTCTTGATCTCAATCTTAACTCCAAAG GAGTTTTGGAAGAGGCTCGCTTTTATGGAATCGAAGGAGCAGTCAGTATTTTGGAAGAAATGGCAATTGATGAAGAAAAGCGGGAAAAGGGAACAGCGTCTCTTACTCGACATGATGTCCTGAAAGCTATAATGTGCACACCTATTTCTTCCGAATTACGATTTCAAGGCGTTAATTTAGTTGGAGCCGATCTTTCCAGACTGGACctgagaaatattaattttaag tatGCGAATTTGCACGGTTGCAGCTTGGAAGGAGCGAACTTGTCTGGCTGCTGTTTGGAGCGAGCTGATTTATCTAGTGCGAATCTCGAGGGGGCGCATTTGGTTTGTGTCAAGATGCTCTGCGCCAATTTGGAGGCGGCAAATCTGCATTCCTGCAACTTCGAGGATCCCGGCGGATTATCTGCCATAATGGAGGGCGTCAATCTCAAGGGCGCCAATTTGGAGGGAAGCAATATGGCGGCTGTCAATCTACGAGTAGCCACACTCAAGAATGCAATTCTCAAAAATTGTGACCTCAGATCTGCATGTCTCGCCGGAGCCGATCTCCAA agcTGCGACTTGTCAGGGTCAGATTTGCATGAAGCGAACTTACGAGGTGCCAATTTAAAAGACGCAGTCTTCGACCTGATGCTCACGCCACTGCACATGTCACAGACGATCCGATGA
- the LOC117174263 gene encoding myb-like protein X has protein sequence MDMNLSNTLLAGDPRLVDHIVGQVKSQGIFDQCRKECIADVDTKPAYQNLQNRVEGSVNSFLRSQTWKPDLNKNQLRETLRKHIHDAAFLEVGVERIVDQVVNPKIYSVFRPQIEDVVYKFLGLERPRQREKNGPCALKDLLPKDLDPISPESDRNSLKDESLESIDLNDQHLNGRGEMLSESKSQLANVEMKHVDDIKKEEITKIENVKVEELKRIDEIKVEVIERMEETEEIKNGQDLDENSMEFEKPLTKTASTSNLNISFRSDDKTEEEEESPQFEPIDIMNLNESNLSNDSHLSGISELTSHRSRSPDYSNEFSRDHFDLSNHDQDSQLSKVSSNSRLSIVTDFGSSNQASSHFPIANEDSKDKSRDNFRAIRDVEEGKYKESKFNFESIKSKASSQEKDSKSLKSFSSRENSRDEADSLREKSESKDGKDRNESFKSKIPKIKSESRDSKRHRDRDRDRKKQSSSSSSSRHSKSSANDRDQSREGSEKTKLKEEKTKEKEEKKVKDERKEKEDRKEKDEKKDSERRDSEKQEMVQDIFKDLKDIYKEKIRELREKKELTEKEKLNKDSKTKDSKEKRDSSRDKKDHKKDHRTSKSSDRHEKSSRKSNESKDKDKKRDDHRSSKDSKSRSSRSEKESRAKRDGKSEKSESRKDSKSESQSKEKKQREEKKKSKDDHSSLRKNSNDRRSTDRDGSNGSNSKSSQKTTSTEKSTTTLTKETNKTNSGGDTSDGIEDSQGNTSKLATTEFETQDPGSNSTSGEDIQLVWSENSSKTDNSNADTNALNEAVLPLKKRPFPEDSSSPSPTSSTEKVKKPKFAKNFNEAKKLMKIRRRMEKQNPDQDEVKVIKSEVQKLKVEESGKESLSNSPLPEEDITKVPDEERVQIIQVPDEECEEPYSEEINSLTLEETSMIILEGQILRESHKKESKLSLMERSIRQSLDEMMSDQKLAENAERNIERESLTNLREDASQKENVSSEKDVETVKEECILSENDKKDDIFSDKKSLEDEAEENLNLEKLEKVDEKLKDIPEEEIVEFPNQQGAKLESEEKIQPKNETSNETLSPKMELRVSMGIKQTTEDLMRNLLIEKLALSEKCSPEIRKESNKSPNNETVSENNLEVMKEDLSKSKEHIEDDEKYKEKDHRAISPVEEDCLYLEPDNERAKRFARFLESFEKKLNVDKDMKSFGENSHEKSEPKSMAPPQLKRKLSSSPLSDILLQNANNNNDGIKEGDTEAHHEKGEHGLKRRKLGRPKKQRPSLSSFNPPGLLNGENFVMPLSPESDVSASSEKTSGQPIKEEKSRTRNNQRYSSDDLYKPRPLFSSSSRRNRRSNQA, from the exons ATGGATATGAATTTGAGCAATACGCTTTTAGCTGGCGATCCTCGATTAGTGGACCACATCGTTGGCCAAGTCAAGTCGCAGGGAATCTTTGATCAGTGTCGAAAAGAATGCATCGCCGATGTTGACACGAAG cCTGCCTACCAGAATTTGCAAAATCGTGTAGAGGGCTCAGTAAACTCCTTCCTGAGGTCGCAAACATGGAAGCCGGACTTGAACAAGAACCAGCTTCGGGAAACCTTGCGAAAGCATATTCACGATGCTGCTTTTCTAGAAGTCGGAGTGGAACGGATAGTTGATCAAGtagtaaatccaaaaatttattccGTCTTCAGGCCTCAAATCGAAGATGTCGTTTACAAATTCTTAGGTTTGGAAAGGCCTAGACAGCGGGAAAAGAATGGCCCCTGCGCTCTCAAGGATTTACTGCCCAAAGATTTGGACCCTATTTCTCCAGAATCCGACCGGAACAGCTTGAAAGACGAATCTCTAGAATCGATTGACCTCAACGACCAACATCTGAATGGACGTGGAGAGATGCTTTCAGAGTCTAAATCACAATTGGCGAACGTGGAAATGAAGCACGTAGATGATATCAAGAAAGAAGAGATAACCAAAATCGAGAACGTGAAAGTTGAAGAGTTGAAAAGGATAGATGAAATAAAGGTTGAAGTGATTGAAAGAATGGAGGAGACTGAAGAGATAAAGAACGGTCAAGATTTAGATGAAAACTCGATGGAGTTTGAGAAACCGCTTACAAAGACTGCTTCCACATCGAATCTGAACATCTCGTTCAGGTCAGATGACAAGACTGAGGAGGAGGAAGAGAGTCCCCAATTCGAGCCAATTGATATAATGAATTTAAACGAATCAAACCTCTCCAACGACTCTCATCTCTCTGGAATTTCAGAACTAACAAGTCACAGGTCGCGAAGTCCGGATTACTCCAATGAATTTTCGAGAGACCACTTTGATCTGAGCAATCACGATCAAGATTCCCAGCTCAGTAAAGTGTCCTCCAACTCTAGATTATCAATCGTCACCGATTTCGGATCCTCGAATCAAGCTTCTTCCCATTTTCCGATTGCGAACGAGGACAGCAAGGATAAATCGAGGGATAATTTCCGAGCCATCAGGGATGTTGAGGAAGGGAAGTACAAAGAGagcaagtttaattttgaaagtattaaaagTAAAGCAAGCTCCCAAGAAAAAGATTCGAAGAGTCTCAAGAGTTTTTCTTCCAGAGAGAATTCTCGTGACGAGGCTGATAGCTTGAGGGAGAAGAGCGAGAGCAAAGACGGGAAGGATAGAAACGAATCTTTCAAATCGAAGATTCCGAAAATTAAAAGCGAGTCAAGAGATTCAAAACGACACAGAGACAGAGATAGGGACAGGAAGAAGCAAAGCAGTTCTAGCAGCAGTTCGAGGCATTCAAAATCGAGTGCGAATGACAGAGACCAATCTCGAGAAGGTTCAGAAAAAACGAAACTGAAAGAGGAGAAAACAAAAGAGAAGGAAGAGAAAAAGGTCAAAGACGAGAGGAAGGAAAAGGAAGATAGAAAGGAAAAGGATGAGAAGAAAGATTCAGAGAGGAGAGATTCAGAGAAGCAAGAAATGGTACAAGATATCTTTAAGGATCTGAAAGacatttacaaagaaaaaatcaGAGAGTTGCGAGAAAAGAAAGAGCTGACGGAGAAGGAAAAGTTAAATAAAGATTCAAAGACTAAAGATTCGAAAGAAAAGAGAGATTCTTCCCGAGACAAGAAGGATCACAAAAAGGATCACAGAACCTCGAAAAGTTCTGATCGTCACGAGAAAAGCTCGCGAAAATCTAATGAGTCCAAAGACAAAGACAAGAAACGCGACGATCATCGCAGTTCTAAAGACAGCAAAAGCAGAAGTTCCAGGAGTGAGAAGGAATCACGAGCCAAAAGGGATGGGAAGAGTGAGAAATCAGAAAGCAGAAAAGATTCCAAGAGCGAGAGTCAGTCAAAAGAGAAGAAGCAGAGGGAGGAAAAGAAAAAATCCAAGGACGATCACTCCAGTTTGAGAAAGAACTCAAACGACAGAAGATCCACTGACCGAGATGGATCCAATGGTTCGAATAGTAAGAGTTCTCAAAAAACTACATCCACAGAAAAATCGACCACGACATTAACTAAGGAAACTAACAAGACAAATTCTGGTGGCGATACGTCGGATGGAATTGAAGATTCCCAAGGAAACACTAGTAAATTGGCAACCACTGAATTTGAAACTCAAGATCCGGGAAGTAATTCAACTTCAGGAGAAGATATTCAACTTGTGTGGTCGGAAAACTCTTCGAAAACTGACAATTCAAATGCAGATACAAATGCATTGAATGAGGCTGTCTTGCCCCTGAAAAAACGACCATTTCCCGAAGATTCGTCTTCGCCTTCACCTACATCTTCTACCGAAAAAGTGAAGAAGCCAAAGTTTGCCAAGAATTTCAACGAGGCCAAGAAGCTTATGAAGATCAGAAGACGGATGGAGAAGCAAAATCCGGATCAAGATGAAGTTAAGGTGATCAAGTCTGAAGTGCAGAAATTGAAAGTCGAGGAATCTGGGAAGGAAAGTCTGTCGAATTCTCCTCTTCCTGAGGAAGACATAACCAAAGTTCCAGATGAAGAGAGGGTCCAGATAATCCAAGTTCCGGACGAGGAATGCGAGGAACCTTACTCTGAGGAAATTAACAGTTTGACTCTAGAGGAAACCTCGATGATAATTTTAGAAGGTCAAATTTTGAGAGAAAGTCATAAGAAGGAGTCAAAATTATCGCTAATGGAGAGATCCATTCGTCAATCTTTGGATGAAATGATGTCAGATCAAAAATTAGCTGAGAATGCCGAACGAAATATCGAGAGAGAATCTTTGACGAATTTGAGAGAAGATGCCTCACAAAAAGAAAACGTTTCTTCTGAAAAAGATGTCGAGACTGTTAAAGAGGAGTGCATTTTATCAGAAAATGACAAAAAGGATGATATATTTAGTGACAAAAAATCTTTAGAAGATGAAGCTGAGGAgaatttgaatcttgaaaaattggAGAAAGTTGATGAGAAATTGAAGGATATTCCTGAAGAAGAGAtcgttgaatttccaaatcaacAAGGGGCTAAACTCGAATCTGAAGAAAAGATACAGCCTAAAAACGAAACTTCCAACGAAACTCTGTCGCCAAAAATGGAGTTGAGAGTATCAATGGGAATAAAGCAAACTACTGAAGATTTGATGAGAAAtctgctaattgaaaaattagctttaaGTGAAAAATGTTCTCCGGAAATCAGAAAAGAATCGAATAAAAGTCCGAATAACGAAACAGTTTCTGAAAACAATTTGGAAGTAATGAAAGAGGATTTGTCTAAAAGTAAGGAACATATTGAAGATGATGAAAAGTATAAAGAAAAAGATCATAGAGCAATATCACCAGTGGAAGAAGACTGTTTGTACTTGGAGCCAGATAATGAGCGAGCTAAGAGATTTGCAAGATTCCTCGAGTCATTcgagaaaaaattgaatgttgATAAAGATATGAAGAGTTTTGGGGAAAATTCTCACGAAAAATCTGAGCCGAAAAGTATGGCGCCGCCGCAATTGAAACGAAAACTATCGTCCAGTCCTCTGAGTGATATTTTGCTACAAAatgctaataataataatgatggcATCAAGGAAGGAGACACTGAAGCACATCATGAGAAAGGGGAACATGGATTGAAGCGGAGAAAATTGGGAAGGCCAAAAAAGCAGAGGCCTAGTCTGAGTAGTTTTAATCCACCAGGACTCTTAAACGGAGAGAACTTTGTTATGCCTCTCAGTCCGGAAAGCGATGTTTCTGCAAGCAGTGAAAAGACATCTGGACAACCAATTAAAGAGGAAAAAAG